In the genome of Meles meles chromosome 16, mMelMel3.1 paternal haplotype, whole genome shotgun sequence, one region contains:
- the LOC123926644 gene encoding thyrotropin-releasing hormone receptor-like, which yields MENRTEHPERSNASGLGTMPRPPLPVQVVTLTLVPLVCAVGVAGNAMVVLVVLRSRQMVTPTNCYLVSLAAADLLVLLAAGVPTVAEAASARVWVFGHAGCLGITYLQYVGINASTGSITAFTVERYLAICHPLRAQTLCTVARAKRIAASVWLGTSAYCVLWLFLVDTIETAYADGVQVQCGYRVSRSLYLPIYFLDFALFYALPLGLATAFYVLTARILFVGPLPPEDRGHSGSAHQGCPSDHQRFSSRGKRGALNSRKQVTKMLAVVVLVFALLWLPYRTLVVVNSFLSPPYLNPGFLLFCRLCVYLNSAVNPVIYALMSQRFREAFHRLFQCQWARPQLPPPEVTPVYYSVIKDCSQIRPRALRSNP from the exons ATGGAGAACCGCACCGAGCACCCGGAGCGCTCGAACGCTTCAGGCCTGGGCACCATGCCCCGGCCTCCGCTGCCTGTACAGGTGGTGACTTTGACCCTGGTGCCCCTCGTGTGCGCCGTGGGTGTGGCTGGCAACGCCATGGTGGTCCTGGTGGTGCTCCGTAGCCGCCAAATGGTCACACCCACCAACTGTTACTTGGTGAGCCTGGCTGCCGCGGACCTGCTGGTGCTCCTGGCGGCGGGAGTGCCCACCGTAGCGGAGGCGGCATCCGCCAGGGTTTGGGTCTTCGGCCACGCAGGCTGCCTGGGTATCACCTACCTGCAATACGTGGGCATCAACGCGTCCACAGGTTCCATCACCGCGTTCACAGTGGAGCGCTACCTCGCCATCTGCCACCCGCTGCGCGCCCAAACTCTGTGCACGGTGGCGCGGGCCAAGCGCATCGCCGCATCGGTGTGGCTGGGCACCAGCGCCTACTGCGTCCTTTGGCTCTTCCTGGTGGACACAATCGAGACTGCGTACGCTGACGGCGTGCAGGTGCAATGTGGCTACCGCGTGTCACGCTCTCTATACCTGCCCATCTACTTCCTGGACTTCGCGCTCTTCTATGCGCTGCCCTTGGGCCTAGCCACCGCGTTCTACGTGCTCACAGCGCGCATTCTCTTTGTGGGGCCGCTGCCCCCGGAAGACCGGGGGCACTCGGGCTCTGCGCACCAGGGCTGCCCCTCTGACCACCAGCGCTTCTCCTCCAGGGGCAAGAGAGGCGCCCTCAACTCCCGGAAGCAG GTCACCAAGATGCTGGCTGTGGTGGTGCTGGTTTTCGCTCTGCTCTGGCTGCCTTACCGCACCCTGGTGGTGGTGAATTCCTTCCTGAGCCCGCCCTACCTCAACCCCGGCTTCCTGCTCTTCTGCCGCCTTTGCGTCTACCTGAACAGCGCGGTCAACCCCGTCATCTACGCCCTTATGTCCCAGCGCTTCCGGGAGGCCTTCCACAGACTGTTTCAGTGCCAGTGGGCCAGGCCCCAGCTCCCGCCCCCGGAGGTCACCCCTGTGTACTACAGTGTCATCAAAGATTGTTCCCAGATCAGGCCAAGGGCTCTTCGTAGCAACCCCTGA